A genomic window from Candidatus Nitrosoglobus terrae includes:
- a CDS encoding SDR family NAD(P)-dependent oxidoreductase, with protein MNIEKFWRQLKIRRRLPLGPICLEFSFLRRTKLRSGSYYKSDTDLEFINQTNNIAHSKLAVIVGVGPGFGYALAYRLAQESFQIILISRNISKLDSLIADITQQGKSASAYACDVTMEVSVNALFKKIVEHHGTPDLVVYGLQSFGPGNSINVEVPAFENSWRHNCLGAFLVSHVAAKAMLLQTRGTIILVGSTSSMVGRSTHLNLAVGKFGQRALAQVLSRELRPKGIHVCHVMIDADIREETDEHRDSPYADANDIVESIVFLHKQPKTAWTSELDLRPWNEEFWEHC; from the coding sequence ATGAATATAGAAAAATTCTGGCGGCAATTAAAAATACGGCGCCGACTCCCGCTAGGACCAATTTGTTTAGAATTTAGTTTTCTAAGGCGGACAAAGTTACGCAGTGGAAGCTATTACAAATCTGATACCGATCTTGAATTTATAAATCAGACTAATAATATAGCTCATTCAAAACTTGCCGTAATAGTGGGTGTTGGCCCAGGATTTGGCTATGCGCTTGCCTATCGTCTTGCGCAAGAATCATTCCAAATTATTCTCATTTCAAGGAATATCAGTAAGCTAGATTCTCTGATAGCAGATATTACGCAGCAAGGTAAATCAGCCTCTGCTTATGCATGTGATGTTACAATGGAAGTTTCTGTTAACGCACTTTTTAAGAAAATAGTTGAGCACCATGGAACCCCTGATCTCGTGGTTTACGGTCTTCAAAGCTTTGGCCCCGGCAACAGTATAAACGTAGAGGTTCCAGCATTTGAAAATAGCTGGAGACATAATTGTTTAGGCGCGTTCTTAGTTTCTCATGTGGCTGCTAAAGCCATGTTACTTCAAACAAGAGGAACAATCATTTTAGTTGGCTCAACATCATCAATGGTAGGGAGATCAACGCATCTCAATTTAGCCGTAGGTAAATTTGGGCAGCGAGCATTGGCACAAGTCTTATCCAGAGAACTACGGCCTAAGGGAATTCATGTGTGCCACGTTATGATTGATGCTGATATTAGAGAAGAGACTGATGAACATCGTGATTCCCCGTATGCTGACGCAAACGATATAGTAGAATCTATTGTATTTTTACATAAACAGCCTAAAACAGCGTGGACTAGTGAACTAGATCTTCGTCCATGGAATGAGGAGTTTTGGGAACACTGCTAG
- a CDS encoding type III pantothenate kinase, which produces MILLVDIGNSRIKWAQLHGGKPVEIKAMIRGKTGIKRDLSKAWKGLESISQVIVANVGGSKVAEQLREWSQSNWQITPEFLIARSNGYGVRNAYSIPEDLGIDRWLGLIAVRQRYRNVDHNSAICIIDCGTAITVDVLAAGGKHLGGLIVPGLVSMSKLLVDNTAGVNEINGKMEHSLLASTTSAAVNAGALYATISFIDRINSDVAAEVKGEFKRIITGGDALRILPLLRDKYEHLPDLVLWGLAQVARNTVSKAKQTTSVDYATP; this is translated from the coding sequence GTGATTCTATTAGTAGATATTGGTAATAGCCGGATTAAATGGGCTCAATTACATGGTGGTAAGCCCGTAGAGATCAAGGCTATGATACGAGGTAAGACGGGTATCAAGCGAGATCTATCTAAAGCTTGGAAGGGACTTGAGAGTATAAGCCAAGTTATTGTTGCCAATGTGGGAGGATCCAAGGTTGCAGAGCAATTGAGAGAATGGTCACAAAGTAATTGGCAGATAACCCCTGAGTTTTTGATTGCCCGTAGCAATGGCTATGGAGTACGAAATGCTTACTCTATACCTGAGGATTTAGGGATAGATCGATGGCTAGGTTTGATTGCAGTGCGCCAGCGCTATCGAAATGTTGATCATAATAGCGCTATATGTATTATCGATTGTGGTACGGCTATTACCGTTGATGTACTTGCAGCTGGTGGTAAGCATCTAGGAGGATTGATTGTTCCTGGTTTGGTTAGCATGTCTAAATTATTAGTAGATAATACTGCAGGTGTTAATGAAATTAATGGAAAAATGGAGCACTCTCTCCTTGCTAGCACCACCAGCGCAGCGGTAAATGCTGGTGCATTATATGCGACTATTTCTTTTATCGATCGAATAAATAGTGATGTAGCCGCTGAAGTTAAAGGAGAGTTTAAGCGTATTATCACTGGTGGTGATGCTCTTAGAATATTACCTTTACTACGGGATAAATATGAACATCTTCCCGATTTAGTTTTATGGGGCTTAGCCCAAGTGGCTAGAAACACTGTATCTAAAGCTAAGCAAACAACAAGTGTAGATTATGCCACCCCATAG
- a CDS encoding nucleoside deaminase, whose amino-acid sequence MNFLRRTIDLAMKNVEEGGRPFATVIVCNGEVIAESPNRVAQTQDPTAHAEILAIRDACTKLGTEHLTDCDIYILASPCPMCLGALYYCSPRQVIYIVTREDYAQFYHDDRKYFELNTFYTEFSKPMSEHRLPIIQQQDDRALRVYQRWQALNS is encoded by the coding sequence ATGAATTTTTTAAGGCGTACTATTGATCTTGCAATGAAGAATGTAGAAGAAGGGGGGCGGCCTTTTGCTACCGTTATCGTGTGTAACGGGGAGGTGATTGCTGAAAGTCCCAATAGGGTAGCTCAAACCCAAGATCCAACAGCCCATGCAGAGATTTTGGCTATCCGGGACGCTTGCACCAAACTAGGTACCGAACATCTAACTGACTGCGATATTTATATCTTAGCTAGCCCTTGCCCCATGTGCCTTGGTGCCTTGTATTACTGTAGTCCTCGTCAAGTGATCTACATTGTCACGCGAGAGGATTACGCTCAATTCTATCATGATGATCGCAAGTATTTTGAGCTTAATACTTTTTATACTGAGTTTAGCAAGCCAATGAGTGAGCATCGGCTACCCATAATTCAGCAGCAAGATGATAGAGCACTGAGAGTCTATCAACGCTGGCAGGCGCTTAATAGCTAA
- a CDS encoding biotin--[acetyl-CoA-carboxylase] ligase encodes MQAGITLLKSRLIRAAMEEDSLKWLSRLEIYTELDSTNRYLLDRVKAGSASKGEVCLAETQLSGRGRCERLWLSPPTGNLYLSLLWYFSTGSQLLSSLSLAAGVAVLRTLQEQGVTSAGLKWPNDIVLWDYRKLGGILVELVSRGDIIGAIIGIGLNVNMPISYRQQLNQPCADLSEVMNNRWISRSQLAGRLIHHLLLIMRRFEKQGLKDDILNDWRKWDICYQREVYLHSDDQIISGTAYGIDNNGRLLLWRNDGISCYSYGEVSLRPVK; translated from the coding sequence TTGCAAGCAGGTATTACGCTTCTTAAATCTCGGCTCATAAGAGCTGCAATGGAAGAAGATAGCTTAAAATGGCTATCACGATTAGAGATTTATACAGAACTGGATTCTACTAATCGTTATCTCTTGGATCGAGTAAAAGCAGGTAGCGCAAGCAAAGGGGAAGTTTGTTTAGCTGAAACTCAGCTATCAGGTAGAGGACGGTGTGAGCGGCTTTGGCTATCACCCCCAACGGGTAATCTTTACCTTTCGCTATTATGGTATTTCTCTACGGGTTCGCAGCTTTTATCTAGCTTAAGCTTAGCTGCTGGGGTGGCTGTATTACGCACCTTACAAGAGCAAGGAGTAACTAGCGCCGGTCTTAAATGGCCTAATGATATTGTGCTCTGGGATTATCGTAAATTAGGTGGTATTCTGGTGGAATTAGTATCCAGAGGGGATATTATAGGAGCCATAATAGGAATAGGGCTTAATGTTAATATGCCGATCTCCTATAGACAGCAGCTAAATCAGCCTTGCGCTGATCTATCAGAAGTAATGAATAATCGGTGGATCTCCCGTAGCCAGTTAGCTGGACGTTTAATCCATCATCTTTTATTAATTATGCGTAGATTTGAAAAACAAGGATTAAAAGACGATATTCTTAATGATTGGCGTAAATGGGATATCTGTTATCAACGGGAAGTCTATTTACATTCAGATGATCAAATAATTAGCGGTACTGCCTATGGTATCGATAATAATGGCCGTTTATTATTATGGAGAAATGATGGAATATCTTGTTATTCCTATGGTGAGGTCAGTTTGAGGCCAGTTAAGTGA
- a CDS encoding PEPxxWA-CTERM sorting domain-containing protein has translation MKLKKIVSIALTGSVMALSAGAYAIPTVVGGDGKCSSAGIFNDASECAGGYSKNAINNSSSGVSTQVAALTSLGFDFGTGGSSSFDFNNFTVINANGSNVSGSSISVGQMMTGITIFGAHFGNGSPLGNETAFYKYDAGTVGTSTITFNNIKGISNLVVYSTGGTPTTPSVPEPATWTMLLTGFALMSVVMRRRQTAPIVS, from the coding sequence ATGAAACTTAAGAAGATAGTCTCGATTGCATTAACAGGCAGTGTGATGGCTTTATCGGCAGGGGCGTATGCAATACCGACAGTAGTTGGCGGGGATGGCAAGTGTAGTTCGGCAGGTATTTTTAACGATGCATCAGAGTGCGCTGGTGGATATAGCAAAAATGCTATAAATAACAGCAGTAGCGGTGTAAGCACTCAGGTAGCCGCTCTTACATCACTCGGCTTTGATTTTGGTACTGGTGGTTCTAGTAGTTTCGATTTTAATAATTTCACCGTGATTAATGCTAATGGTAGCAACGTTTCCGGTAGCAGTATATCGGTAGGCCAGATGATGACAGGTATCACTATTTTTGGTGCCCACTTTGGGAATGGGAGTCCTCTTGGAAATGAGACGGCATTCTACAAATATGACGCTGGAACAGTAGGGACATCGACTATTACCTTTAATAACATTAAGGGTATTTCAAATCTTGTGGTCTACTCGACGGGTGGGACTCCGACAACACCAAGTGTGCCTGAACCGGCAACTTGGACAATGTTGCTCACTGGTTTTGCTTTGATGAGTGTTGTTATGCGTCGCCGTCAAACGGCTCCGATCGTTTCCTAA
- the arsC gene encoding arsenate reductase (glutaredoxin) (This arsenate reductase requires both glutathione and glutaredoxin to convert arsenate to arsenite, after which the efflux transporter formed by ArsA and ArsB can extrude the arsenite from the cell, providing resistance.), protein MIYHNPKCSKSRQALQLLFDQGITPKVIEYLKTPPTAEQLLEILQLLNKEPRDLMRQQEPEYQHNKLDNPELSQGQLIAGMHAHPILIERPIVLAKGKAIIGRPPEKVLEIL, encoded by the coding sequence ATGATTTATCATAATCCTAAATGCAGTAAGTCTCGTCAAGCATTACAATTACTTTTTGATCAAGGTATTACCCCTAAGGTTATTGAATATCTTAAAACTCCTCCAACAGCAGAGCAGTTGCTAGAAATTCTTCAGTTATTAAATAAGGAACCCAGAGACTTAATGCGTCAGCAAGAGCCTGAGTACCAGCATAATAAGCTTGATAATCCGGAGCTTTCTCAGGGGCAGCTGATTGCTGGGATGCACGCTCACCCAATACTTATTGAGAGACCCATCGTACTAGCTAAGGGTAAAGCAATAATTGGGAGACCTCCAGAGAAAGTGCTTGAAATTCTTTAA
- the glcF gene encoding glycolate oxidase subunit GlcF, translating into MQTDLASFIKKTPEGQEADSILRACVHCGFCTATCPTYQLLGDELDGPRGRIYLIKQVLEGKTPSSKTQQHLDRCLTCRACETTCPSGVRYARLLDIGREVVEAQVSRPLWERLIRASLRAVLPYPRRFTPLLRLGRMLSPVLPAAMKRHLPSLGQPTPWPTTPHSRKMLILEGCVQPTLAPEINASTAWVLDRLNISLLKAPNSGCCGAINHHLSDPKPALVFMRRNIDAWWPYIEAGAEAIVITASGCGAMIKEYGILLKEDPLYATKAAKVAAITKDISEILTQEDRSALIPSPQIPRRITFQSPCTLQHGQQLNGVVEKLLQEAGFDLTEVENAHLCCGSAGTYSILQQDLSQRLLANKLVALEAGSPQIIATANIGCLTHLQSQSSLPVKHWITLFDPRF; encoded by the coding sequence ATGCAAACCGATTTAGCTAGCTTTATTAAAAAAACACCTGAAGGACAGGAAGCTGATAGTATCTTACGCGCTTGCGTACATTGCGGGTTTTGTACAGCGACCTGCCCCACTTATCAATTACTAGGAGATGAATTAGATGGACCCCGTGGCCGTATCTATTTAATCAAACAGGTACTTGAAGGAAAAACACCTAGTAGTAAAACACAGCAACATTTAGATCGGTGCCTTACCTGCCGCGCCTGCGAAACGACTTGCCCATCTGGAGTCCGTTATGCCCGCCTGCTGGATATTGGTCGTGAAGTCGTTGAAGCTCAAGTATCTAGGCCACTTTGGGAGCGTCTGATCCGAGCATCATTACGAGCCGTATTACCTTATCCACGACGCTTTACCCCATTATTACGATTAGGGCGAATGTTATCGCCTGTTTTACCCGCTGCCATGAAGCGACATCTCCCCTCTCTAGGGCAACCAACACCCTGGCCTACTACCCCCCATAGCCGTAAAATGTTAATTTTAGAAGGCTGCGTCCAACCCACCCTTGCTCCTGAAATTAATGCGAGTACCGCTTGGGTATTAGATCGACTCAATATCAGCTTATTAAAAGCCCCTAATAGCGGCTGCTGCGGGGCAATTAACCATCATCTCTCAGATCCTAAGCCAGCACTAGTCTTTATGCGCCGAAATATTGATGCTTGGTGGCCTTATATAGAAGCGGGGGCTGAAGCTATTGTAATTACTGCCAGCGGCTGTGGGGCTATGATTAAAGAGTACGGAATTTTACTTAAGGAAGATCCGCTTTATGCGACCAAAGCCGCCAAAGTTGCGGCAATCACAAAAGATATTAGTGAAATTCTGACTCAAGAGGATCGATCTGCCCTGATACCCTCTCCCCAAATCCCTCGCCGCATTACCTTCCAATCGCCTTGCACGCTTCAGCATGGCCAACAGCTCAATGGTGTCGTGGAGAAGCTACTTCAAGAGGCGGGGTTTGACCTAACTGAGGTGGAGAATGCTCATCTTTGCTGCGGCTCAGCGGGAACTTATTCTATTTTACAGCAAGATCTCTCCCAACGCTTGCTAGCCAACAAACTTGTAGCACTGGAAGCCGGATCTCCTCAAATCATTGCCACTGCTAATATTGGCTGCTTAACCCATCTTCAAAGCCAATCCTCATTGCCGGTCAAACACTGGATCACTCTATTTGATCCTAGGTTTTAA
- a CDS encoding sulfurtransferase, which translates to MLLQPNELKQQLDDPNLLVVDLSNKESYLSGHIPKAVHLDYMDIVAARPPVMGLLPDAHNLSLTLSHIGFTPERHVVAYDNESNARASRFLWTLEELGHERSSLLDGGLKSWLEEEHLVSQGSEETKVPSDFHGHYQGNKAADREYILARLFDPNVVILDVRSSAEYHGKDVRAKRGGHILGAVNFEWIQAIDQEHGFRFKPESELRLSLESLGITPEKEVICYCQTHQRSAHTFMVLKYLDYPHIKGYPGAWSEWGNDPDTPIEV; encoded by the coding sequence ATGCTTTTACAGCCAAATGAACTAAAACAGCAACTAGATGATCCTAATCTGCTGGTTGTTGATCTTTCCAATAAAGAATCCTATCTCTCCGGCCACATACCTAAGGCTGTGCACTTGGATTATATGGATATTGTGGCTGCTCGTCCTCCAGTCATGGGGCTTTTGCCAGATGCGCATAATTTAAGCCTAACCCTCTCTCATATAGGTTTTACCCCTGAGCGTCATGTGGTTGCTTATGATAATGAGAGTAATGCTCGGGCTTCTCGCTTTCTTTGGACTTTAGAAGAACTGGGGCATGAACGGTCATCTCTACTGGATGGCGGTTTAAAGTCTTGGCTAGAGGAAGAACATTTGGTAAGTCAAGGGTCAGAAGAGACTAAGGTACCTAGCGATTTTCATGGTCATTATCAAGGTAATAAAGCAGCAGATAGGGAATATATTTTAGCTCGTTTATTTGATCCTAATGTAGTGATATTGGACGTTCGCTCTTCAGCAGAATACCATGGTAAGGATGTTCGTGCTAAACGGGGTGGCCATATTCTGGGAGCAGTAAATTTTGAATGGATTCAAGCCATTGATCAGGAGCATGGTTTTCGCTTTAAGCCTGAGTCTGAATTACGATTGAGCTTAGAATCTTTAGGAATAACCCCAGAGAAAGAGGTGATTTGTTACTGCCAGACTCATCAGCGATCAGCCCATACTTTTATGGTATTAAAGTATTTAGATTATCCTCACATTAAAGGCTATCCAGGCGCGTGGTCAGAGTGGGGAAATGATCCAGATACTCCCATTGAAGTGTAA
- the yqeC gene encoding selenium cofactor biosynthesis protein YqeC — MIVNKPSPLLDALEIKPSIGIVCLAGAGGKKTTLYRLATLYPGRVGITSTSAHITPFPDQISAYQVITHEKQLPMLIKTAANTRRLIAYAQPSARKGYLAGVPPTLVARIHQQAKFDISLVKADESYNHWIKAPIVEETIIPEEATIIIPILSVLAIGQPLTEKIAYQVRQIESIIKIKEGETLRPLHLARLLASAQNSLKKSHTAKIIPLINMIDNPIWEKQGIITAEIALSLTDCFDRVVLTCMSQINPSVITVRRS, encoded by the coding sequence ATGATAGTGAACAAGCCTAGTCCATTACTAGACGCTTTAGAGATTAAGCCTAGCATAGGTATTGTCTGTTTAGCAGGGGCAGGGGGGAAAAAAACTACACTATATCGTTTAGCTACACTCTATCCCGGTCGAGTAGGTATCACTTCAACTTCTGCGCATATTACTCCTTTTCCAGATCAAATCTCTGCTTATCAAGTGATTACCCATGAGAAGCAGCTACCTATGCTAATAAAAACCGCAGCCAACACCCGCCGTTTAATCGCTTACGCTCAACCTTCAGCAAGAAAAGGGTATCTTGCAGGAGTACCGCCTACTTTAGTAGCAAGAATCCATCAACAAGCTAAATTTGACATTAGTCTAGTTAAGGCCGATGAATCTTATAATCATTGGATTAAAGCACCCATAGTCGAAGAAACCATAATTCCAGAAGAAGCTACTATTATCATACCCATACTCTCCGTGTTGGCTATCGGGCAACCTCTCACAGAGAAAATTGCCTATCAAGTAAGGCAGATTGAATCTATTATTAAGATTAAAGAAGGTGAAACTCTAAGACCATTACACCTCGCAAGATTACTGGCTAGCGCCCAAAACAGTCTAAAAAAGAGTCATACCGCGAAAATAATCCCACTTATTAATATGATAGATAATCCAATATGGGAGAAACAAGGCATAATAACAGCTGAAATAGCATTATCCCTTACAGATTGCTTTGATCGCGTAGTATTAACCTGTATGAGCCAGATTAACCCTTCAGTAATAACTGTTCGCCGTAGCTAA
- a CDS encoding AI-2E family transporter translates to MHLVRDWLQRYFSDPQVVGLAILLVAGFITVVLMGHMLAPALASLVIAYLLEGSVGCIERWRCPRWLAVTLVFVVFLAVLFSVIFGLLPLLSQQLTQFFKQLPTMIIRGQELLLGLHEHYPYLFSEAQVKELISAMRSELAQLGQKALSLSLASVVSLITLAMYLIIMPILVFFFLKDKNRLINWFKKYLPQERKLATQVWHDVDFQISNYVRGKFLEFLIVWMVTFITFYFMNLQFSMLLSVLVGASVIVPYVGALVVTFPVTFVAYSQWGFTSDFAYLLTVYGIIHALDGNVLVPLLFSEVVDLHPVAIIIAILVFGGFWGFWGIFFAIPLATLVQAVLKTWPNLPP, encoded by the coding sequence ATGCACCTTGTTCGCGATTGGTTACAGCGATATTTTTCCGATCCCCAAGTAGTAGGCTTAGCGATCCTACTTGTTGCAGGCTTTATCACCGTTGTCCTAATGGGGCATATGTTAGCACCTGCGCTTGCAAGCTTGGTGATAGCTTACCTGTTAGAAGGGAGTGTAGGCTGTATAGAGCGGTGGCGTTGTCCTCGATGGTTAGCGGTAACCTTAGTATTTGTTGTCTTCTTGGCTGTTCTATTTTCAGTAATATTTGGGCTGCTGCCTTTGCTTTCGCAGCAACTGACCCAGTTTTTTAAGCAGCTGCCTACCATGATAATTCGAGGGCAGGAGTTATTATTGGGTTTGCATGAACATTACCCTTATCTATTTTCTGAGGCGCAAGTTAAGGAGTTAATAAGCGCAATGCGCTCAGAGTTAGCTCAATTAGGACAAAAGGCCTTATCTCTTTCTTTAGCCTCGGTAGTGAGTCTTATTACCCTTGCGATGTATCTTATTATTATGCCTATTTTGGTGTTTTTCTTTCTTAAGGATAAGAATCGCCTTATTAATTGGTTTAAGAAATATCTTCCTCAAGAACGGAAATTAGCTACTCAGGTTTGGCACGATGTAGATTTTCAGATTAGCAACTATGTTCGAGGTAAGTTTCTTGAGTTCCTGATTGTGTGGATGGTGACTTTTATTACTTTTTATTTTATGAATCTACAATTTTCTATGCTCCTGAGTGTATTAGTGGGGGCATCGGTTATTGTTCCCTATGTGGGCGCGTTAGTAGTGACTTTTCCTGTAACGTTTGTAGCTTATTCTCAATGGGGATTTACTTCTGATTTTGCTTATTTATTAACTGTTTACGGAATTATCCATGCCTTGGATGGTAATGTCTTGGTACCGTTATTATTTTCAGAAGTGGTAGATTTGCACCCAGTGGCAATCATTATAGCTATCCTAGTTTTTGGTGGTTTTTGGGGGTTCTGGGGGATTTTCTTTGCTATTCCCTTGGCTACTTTAGTGCAGGCAGTACTTAAGACTTGGCCTAATTTGCCTCCTTAA
- the wrbA gene encoding NAD(P)H:quinone oxidoreductase yields MAEILILYYSRYGSVAAMAERIARGVEEGGMEARLRTVPTVSTVCEAVEDTIPISGHPYVSLDDLRECAGLALGSPTRFGNMASPLKYFIDGTSSLWLSGALVGKPAAVFTSTSSFHGGQEATLLSMMIPLFHHGMVLVGLPYTEPALMNTTDGGTPYGASHIAGIDNKLPLSETEAILCRALGRRLAEMAGLLMATKTLD; encoded by the coding sequence ATGGCAGAAATTCTTATCCTTTATTATAGTCGTTACGGTAGTGTAGCGGCGATGGCTGAGCGAATAGCGAGGGGAGTAGAAGAGGGGGGTATGGAGGCGCGACTACGAACTGTACCCACAGTATCTACAGTCTGTGAGGCAGTAGAGGATACGATACCTATCAGCGGCCATCCTTATGTATCCTTAGACGATTTACGTGAATGTGCAGGGTTGGCTTTAGGAAGCCCAACTCGGTTTGGAAATATGGCATCTCCTTTGAAGTATTTTATTGACGGTACTAGCTCGCTATGGCTTTCAGGCGCTTTGGTAGGTAAGCCGGCTGCTGTATTTACCTCAACCTCTAGTTTTCATGGCGGGCAAGAGGCTACTTTATTATCTATGATGATTCCTTTGTTTCACCATGGTATGGTTTTAGTAGGCTTGCCTTATACTGAACCAGCACTCATGAATACGACTGATGGTGGAACTCCTTACGGTGCTAGCCATATTGCTGGTATAGATAACAAGCTACCTTTAAGTGAAACAGAGGCTATCTTGTGTAGAGCATTAGGACGGCGGTTGGCAGAGATGGCAGGATTACTAATGGCAACAAAAACATTGGATTGA
- a CDS encoding aldo/keto reductase, translating to MNNILYFDDGGTMPQLGLGTWKSKPGEVYDAVREAIRVGYRHIDCAHLYGNEAEIGQALKDAMNEEGIKREALWITSKLWNNAHHPKNVKPALRVTLENLRLDYLDLYLMHWPVAQQEDSIFPENAMDLISLEKLPLTETWSAMEECVDNGLTRYIGVSNFSAHKLSLILEEGRMKPVMNQIELHPYLQQSALLNFCKENHIHVTAYSPLGSVDRPAIMKAKNEPLLLEDPVIKTIAKQHHASPAQILIAWALHLGVAVVPKSVNPQRIRQNFESSKLVLSESEMEEITGLDLHRRYLDGNIWAIPGSGYTLENLWDE from the coding sequence ATGAATAATATTTTATATTTTGATGATGGTGGAACCATGCCTCAGCTTGGCCTAGGTACTTGGAAATCAAAACCAGGTGAAGTCTATGACGCAGTGCGTGAGGCGATTCGTGTAGGGTATCGTCATATTGATTGTGCGCATCTTTACGGTAACGAAGCAGAAATAGGTCAAGCGCTGAAAGATGCTATGAATGAAGAAGGTATAAAGCGCGAAGCGCTATGGATAACCTCTAAGCTTTGGAATAATGCCCATCATCCTAAAAATGTCAAACCGGCATTAAGGGTTACTTTAGAGAATTTACGTTTAGATTATCTTGATTTGTATCTCATGCACTGGCCGGTCGCCCAGCAAGAAGATTCAATTTTTCCAGAAAATGCTATGGATCTAATCTCTCTTGAAAAATTGCCCCTTACCGAAACTTGGAGTGCTATGGAGGAGTGTGTAGATAATGGCTTAACAAGATATATAGGCGTTTCTAACTTCAGTGCTCATAAATTATCACTGATTTTAGAAGAAGGGCGAATGAAACCCGTTATGAATCAGATAGAGCTACATCCTTATTTGCAGCAAAGTGCTCTATTAAATTTTTGTAAAGAGAATCATATTCACGTGACTGCCTATTCTCCGCTGGGATCAGTAGATCGGCCAGCAATTATGAAGGCAAAAAATGAGCCGTTGTTGCTAGAAGATCCAGTCATTAAAACAATTGCCAAGCAGCATCATGCTAGTCCGGCACAGATTTTAATTGCTTGGGCATTGCATCTCGGTGTAGCGGTCGTTCCAAAATCAGTGAACCCGCAGCGTATTCGGCAAAACTTTGAATCTTCAAAGCTGGTACTGAGTGAATCGGAGATGGAGGAGATTACTGGCTTGGATCTGCATCGTCGCTACCTAGACGGGAATATATGGGCTATTCCTGGCAGTGGTTATACTTTAGAAAATCTCTGGGATGAATAG
- a CDS encoding ferredoxin--NADP reductase, with product MATISTLEIENTESLVDTSKWVEGQVIANHHWTRWLYSLQVEATEVTFEAGQFGRLGLIINGEFVTRSYSFVNPPNKPHLEFYSIIVSEGSLSPRLAELKSGDKVWLFRKAAGFLVLSQIQTTDTLWMLSTGTAIGPFLSILQTQEPWQRYSKIVLAHSVRTSEELVYQDLIQILYKQYPDQFIMVPLVSREECEGAIYGRITTSITDGRMAQYTGLTIDEKLSQVMICGNPDMVRDTTALLKEKGLTENRRRHPGQISVEKYW from the coding sequence ATGGCGACTATATCAACACTAGAAATTGAAAACACCGAATCATTGGTGGATACCAGCAAGTGGGTAGAAGGGCAAGTCATTGCTAATCATCATTGGACTCGATGGCTTTACTCACTTCAGGTGGAAGCCACCGAGGTTACCTTTGAGGCCGGTCAATTTGGCCGCTTAGGTTTGATTATTAATGGTGAATTTGTCACCCGATCCTATTCTTTTGTTAATCCTCCTAATAAGCCTCATTTGGAATTTTATTCAATTATAGTCTCGGAAGGATCTCTATCACCTCGCCTTGCAGAATTAAAATCAGGAGATAAAGTTTGGCTTTTCCGAAAAGCTGCGGGGTTTCTTGTTCTTTCCCAGATTCAAACCACTGATACTCTTTGGATGTTATCTACAGGAACAGCAATCGGTCCCTTCCTCTCTATCCTTCAAACTCAGGAACCTTGGCAGCGATACTCTAAAATTGTTTTAGCCCACTCAGTGCGCACGAGTGAGGAGCTCGTTTACCAAGATCTCATTCAAATCCTCTACAAGCAGTACCCAGATCAGTTTATTATGGTTCCCTTAGTCAGCCGAGAAGAATGCGAAGGTGCCATTTATGGGCGAATTACTACGTCAATTACCGATGGCCGTATGGCTCAATACACTGGGCTTACCATTGACGAGAAATTATCTCAAGTTATGATCTGCGGAAATCCAGATATGGTCCGAGATACTACCGCCCTACTCAAGGAAAAAGGCCTTACTGAAAATCGCCGACGACATCCCGGGCAAATATCTGTAGAGAAATATTGGTAA